A genomic region of Leishmania braziliensis MHOM/BR/75/M2904 complete genome, chromosome 33 contains the following coding sequences:
- a CDS encoding putative peptidase M20/M25/M40, translated as MSDCDWTVIQKAVGAEWDASIIPALSAYIEVPNQSPDFDPHWATNGLMEKAFHILIDWVKGQNLLGFSYEFMEVEGRTPFLLVEIAGTERTNNTVLMYGHMDKQPPLRPWAEGLDPHKAVMRDGKLYGRGAADDGYAIFSAITSVSVLQRHGIPHGRVVVVIEACEESGSFDLDYYMAQCKERIGNVDLIVCLDSGSLNYDQLWLTTSLRGVTGGVLNVQTLTEAMHSGVAGGVVPDTFRIARELLDRVEDSKTGTVLLPEAHCEIPDHVAKSMVSMKSVPFKQQFAMADGVSAEPGDNVELALRNFWKPSLTVTGANLPEPQIAGNVIRTLTSLKLSLRLPPLVDSGKATQAMAKLLTTNPPYGAKVWFEPEVPGDGCATPELKPWLSNALNEGSKMAYGNPLAYQGVGCAIPFISTLTKMYPQAQFIVTGVLGPKSNAHGPNEFLHVGYAKGLTLAISHVVAAHFLLAPR; from the coding sequence ATGAGCGATTGCGACTGGACTGTGATTCAAAAGGCCGTGGGGGCCGAATGGGACGCCTCTATCATTCCCGCGCTCTCCGCCTACATTGAGGTACCGAACCAGAGCCCCGACTTCGACCCCCATTGGGCGACGAACGGGCTCATGGAGAAGGCGTTCCACATTCTAATCGACTGGGTGAAGGGGCAGAACTTGCTGGGCTTCAGCTACGAGTTCATGGAGGTCGAGGGAAGGACGCCCTTCCTCCTAGTCGAGATAGCTGGGACGGAACGGACCAACAACACCGTCCTCATGTACGGCCACATGGATAAGCAGCCGCCTCTCCGTCCGTGGGCCGAAGGCCTTGATCCGCACAAGGCGGTGATGCGCGATGGCAAGCTGTACGGCCGCGGTGCGGCTGACGACGGCTACGCTATCTTTTCGGCCATTACGTCCGTCTCGGTactgcagcgccacggcATTCCGCATGGTCGCGTGGTCGTGGTCATTGAGGCGTGCGAGGAATCCGGCAGCTTCGACCTTGACTACTACATGGCGCAGTGCAAGGAGCGCATAGGCAACGTCGACTTGATAGTGTGCCTGGACAGCGGCTCCCTCAATTACGATCAGCTGTGGCTGACGACGTCGTTGCGTGGTGTGACGGGTGGTGTGCTGAACGTGCAGACGCTGACGGAGGCCATgcacagcggcgtcgccggcggTGTCGTGCCGGACACATTCCGCATTGCACGCGAATTGCTGGACCGAGTTGAGGATTCGAAGACCGGAACGGTGCTGCTCCCGGAGGCCCACTGCGAGATTCCAGACCACGTTGCCAAGTCCATGGTGTCGATGAAGTCCGTGCCATTCAAGCAGCAGTTTGCCATGGCCGATGGTGTGTCGGCGGAGCCGGGTGACAATGTGGAGCTGGCGCTGCGAAACTTCTGGAAGCCGAGCCTCACCGTGACGGGCGCCAATCTGCCGGAGCCACAGATTGCCGGCAACGTAATTCGGACGCTCACCTCACTGAAGCTGTCCCTCCgcttgccgccgctggtggacTCCGGAAAGGCGACCCAGGCCATGGCCAAGTTGCTCACGACGAACCCGCCGTACGGCGCCAAGGTTTGGTTTGAGCCCGAGGTGCCCGGCGACGGCTGCGCGACCCCAGAGCTGAAGCCGTGGCTTTCGAACGCGCTAAACGAGGGCAGCAAGATGGCGTACGGCAACCCACTGGCGTACCAAGGCGTGGGCTGCGCGATACCATTCATCTCCACGCTCACCAAAATGTACCCGCAAGCGCAGTTCATTGTCACCGGCGTCCTCGGTCCAAAGAGCAACGCGCACGGCCCCAACGAGTTCCTGCACGTCGGGTACGCGAAAGGCCTCACGCTCGCCATCAGCCACGTTGTTGCCGCGCATTTCCTCCTGGCGCCCCGATGA